The genomic segment CTGGATGGCAGTGAGTTCTCAACTCCTCCAGAGTCCAGGCTCCTGCTGTCCTCCTCTGTTAGATGTTCCTTCCTGATGTGCTGGTGAAGATCCACCATTTCCCTGTGGGAGAATGGGCACTGGGGGCAGGAGAAGACCTGGGAGGGCATGCCACTATCCAGTTCTGTAGGCAGAAAGCAGACATACAACATTTCAGACGCTTTTACATATCCTTTCTTTGATCCAGATCCTGGAGTGCTTGGTACCATGATCCACGTTACAAAACAATGCGAAGGGCAAACAAAGCCTGACCCAAATGAATCCTGGACCTACCCGAGTGGCGGGTCCAAGATCTTAGACCAGAACAGCATGTATTGTGATGCAGCAAATGCAAATCACATTTCTGCCAGTTGTAAATGAGCTAGCACGCTGCCGTCATGCTGAATGTGCCTGATTTAGGGACAGCTATATTGTTGATACAGCCAGACATTTTTTAAGTACATTAGCTTATTATTTAGCAAGTTTCAGCATCTTCCAGTTAACGTCGCTCGCCAACCAACATCCCATTGAAATGAATGGTTCCGCTAGCGGTGGCAGCCATTGTTGGAAACAGCCTTCAGTGTGGTGTTCACAAAAGCACAAAAATGTCCTTCTCCAAAACAATATACACAGCCCCTCTATATTTGACACTTTTATAAGTAGGAACTGATATCAACCTCTGTAATTCATTATCATAAGTATAACATTTGACAGGGGTGTGAAACAATTCCTGATTTTTCCCCTGAAGGTCAAggagtgtaaaaaaaaaacaatttgcaAATAATATTTCTAGGTAATGTAACAAGTCAGGCTTTTACAAATCACTTAAAAATACATGGTGGAAATGGACTATCATTATGAATCTCCTTACCAGCCGAGTCCTCTGGTTCACTCAGAGGGGAGGTCCAGTTTGCGTCATCCTCATCCTTCAATCCTCTCTCAGTGTCTTCATTTCTCTCACTTCCATCATCCTCCAAGTTCTTTTCAAAATGcaactctcctccttcctcttggTCTTCCTCACTGTTGATCTTCCACCCTTCTGTGCTCCCTTTCATGCCTTCATGTCCATCAAGACTTGACTTGAGGCCATGAATTTGAGGAATTGACAATGTGGACAAGATGTTGTCTGCAACCTGGTTGGAGAATTCATCTGAAAGGAGAGAATTTTCATCTCAGGAAAGGAAACGGAAAAATTCAACTCCACTAATTTACAGAAGAGCACATGGCTAACATGGTTGATATCCTCTTATTAAGACTCACTTTTGCTCAAGTGACCCAGATGTCTATGATGCTGCAGCAGTGTCTTCAGGTGCTCGGGGTCAGAAACAGAATGCCAGAACTCCTCCAGGTCAGAGGGGGCAAGGCTGAGACAAGATGCTGTCTGAGAAGATAAAAGGAACATTAAAACATATtaggtttttgttgttgttattcttgcCATGCACAAGCCGTAAAACAAAGGCTTTTACATGTTTCCACTACCTGAGAGTGCCTTGATTACTTCTGGAAGTTTGTTTTCACAAAGGCTTTTACAGCATTGTTTACTATCCAGTGTCAACATATTTTTTATCTATAATATTTCATCCCATGATCAAAGAGCACCTCATGGAttgtatattttagtcatttagcagacgcgcttatccagagtgacatacagtgagtggggtggggtgggtgggggggcgtAGTTGtgatgccaggacagagaagagctttgactgggctgagtgggagctgccctcccgtaggggtgcgaggaccaagagaccagagggcttgggttggggtgtagggtttgagcatagcctaaaGTTAAGGAGGTGCAGTTCCCTTTGCCGCTTCGTAGTCAAGCACCATGGTCTTCAATCAAAGAAGCactcctctcctgtgtctctaCATTAATCATATAGGATTCAACCTTAGCTGACAAAAAGGACAGTCATGAACAAGAAACTCTGTTCCAAAAACTGGACCTTATACAGTGCCATTACTAAAACAGTTACACCTCCAAGCGTGTGATACTGAAGAAATAACATGACAAGCCTGACCATCTCTAAAGATGTCATGCTATTAAGATATTGAGCCTGTACCTCTGTGAGGTCTGGTACAGGCAGCAGCTCCTCCAGTCGGGAGAGAAACTCCCACACCAGTATCTGCAGTGCTGTGTCATACCGAGGGCCGTAACGTATTGGGAACACCAcctgagagagaaaaataaaaacacGCATAGTTGAAACCAACACCTTGCTGGATTTTTCATTTTGTACAGCCTTTCATCAGTTACAGTAAAACAAGCAACATTTCACTACTGAGTTTTACATTGCTGGAACATGCTGTCCTATTGACTCTGAAAGCAACAACTATGATTCATTAGGATATTTCCCACCTGGAAGAAGTGCTTCTTCTCAGAAGGGTCTTCGAGCAGGGTTTTGACCAGCTCCACAAAGTTAGACTCTGAAGCCTCCAACTCATTTCTACTCTGTGACTGGGCATGTAAAATGAATGATACAATCAGCTTCAAAAGAAAGACAATATAAGCTCCCTGTATTCAATAGCATCCAGACGACTTTAGACACTGAAAGTTACATACATCCTCATTGACAGCATGTACTGAAGAAGTTTTGATTCTGTCCAAATGAAGTTGGATGGTCTGGGGGTCCGGTGGGTTTTCATTACGAAACAACTCTAAAACCATCTGAAAGTAGATTTTATGAGAATAATAGTCATTGGACTAAAGAGCCTTTCTGAACATCCATGCCTCCACTCCTTCTCCACCCTCCCACTTCTCACCCTTGCTCTCAGTCCCAGGATGAGTTGGGTCCTCTGCCTGGAGCTCAGCAGCTCTGGAACCATCTCTGTCACCAAAGTCACGAACTCCTCCAGCTTCCCATAGTGCATCACATTACGCTCTTGAGCCACTTGCCACATGAAAGCTGACATCAGTCGTAGAGGTGGAACCAGGAGACGGAAAGAAGATAAAGGGAACAGTGGACctacagtaaaataaaaaaggagCCAGTATGGAAACATAAGGATTGTATCTGTAGCCAACTACACAATACCAGTAACCAACTACACAATACCTGTAGCCAACTGCACAATACCTGTAGCCAACTACACAATATCTGTAACCAACTACACACCACTAATATTGGCTTACCTGCCTGGTCTGAAAACAAAGGAGTCTGATCCAGGTTGTCATTAGGACTCTCAACTCTGTCTGCTGAGATCTATGGAAACCAACAAAACAAGAGACATCTTTAAAAGATTAACAGTAAGGCTGGCCTGTTGCAAACAATAAAACAGTACGTTCTCATTTTATGACTAAATTAATCCGTCACTGTCATATGTTCTGATTAAAGCCGGATTGCCATAAACAGTTGACTCAGTGTTTTAACTTTTCAAAAAGAAAATGTTACATTAATCTCCGCAATCTCGTACTGATGTATGTGCGTCCTCTGCTGCTGGTGTTGATATTGCACTCATTTGAACTGCGAACCCAGTGCCACAAATAGTGGTTTCTTCAGTCGAACTATTAGATAATCTTCTTTGATAATACCGATAATTACCGGTCTATAAGTCTATGGTATTACACACATAACTAGTCATGCTAGCAGTGTCTAGCTGGCTGTGAATAGCACAGGTCTGGCAACTAGGTAAGTTACTGTAACCACACATTTTATGTATCTTCGCTAACTAGCTACCTCAGGAAAGTTTGGGTTGGTTTGCCGATGTTTTATAAAAACGGTGAGCCAACTCAGGCTTCCAGGCCTCGGTACACCCTCTGGCATATCCTTAGACTTTTTCAGTGCTCTCACATGACGGTCCCTCGCAAGTCTCCATTTCTTCCTGCAAGTATCTGGATCGGAGTTTAAATATGTAGCAATTTCGCGCCAACTGTGTTCGAGAGCCTCTTTGTCGAAATGTAAACGCATTGAGGTATCATACAAGTGTGTATGCTCTTTGACAGCTTTTACGAGACGTTCTTCAAACGATTCAGCCATTTCCCCAAAATTCACAAGctggttagctatctagctagctagataagcaGCAAAATAACCGAACATTCACGGTCGTCGTTTACATATGACGTTTTAGGCCAAAAACGTTCACTTCCGGTATCAACAACATCATCttcaccttcttcttcttcttcttcttcgtttAACAGCGGTTGGCATGCAATATGTTCCATTATAACGGCCAGAAGTGGACTATAATATAAATTAATTATACTTTACTACaaaattgaaaataaataaatatatacagtcccagtcaaaagtttggacacacctactcattcaagggtttttcttaattttgacATTTgacatatgaaataacacatatggaatcatgtcgtaaccaaaaaagtgttaaacaaatatatcaaaatatatttcagatttttgcacactcttggcattcgctcaaccagcttcacctggagttcccacacatgctgagcacttgttggctgcttttccttcactctgcggtccaactcatcccaaaccatctcaattgggttgaggttgcgtaattgtggaggccaggtcatctgatgcaacattccatcactctccttcttgttctaatagcctttacacagcctggaggtgtgtttgggtcattgtcctgttgaaaaacaaatgatagttccactaagtgcaaaccagatgggatggcgtatcgctgcagaatgttgtggtagccatgctggttaagtgcgccttgaattctaaataaatcacagactgtgccaccagcaaagcaccaccgcaccatcacacctcctcctccatgcttcacggtgggaaccacacatgcggagatcatccgttcacctactctgcgtctcacaaagacatggcggttggaagtaaaaatctcaaatttgcactcatcagaccaaaagacagatttccaccagtctaatgtccattgctcatgtttcttggtcgaaggaagtctcttcttattattggtgtcctttagtggtggtttctttgcagcaaattgaccatgaagtcctgattcacgcagtctcctctgaacagttggtgttgagatgtgtctgttgctcgaactctgtgaagcatttatttgggctgcaatctaagGTGCAGTGAACTCTAATGAACCTATCCTCCGCAGCAggagtaactctgggtcttcctttccagtttcatcatagcgcttgatggtttttgcgactgcatttgaagaaactttcaaagttcttgaaattttacagattgactgaccttcatgtcttaaagtaatgatggactgtcatttctctttgcttatttgagctgttcttgccataatatggacttggtcttttaccaaataggtctatcttctgtataccagcactaccttgtcacaacaactgactggctcaaacgcattaagaaagaaagaaattccacaaatgaacttttaagaaggcacacctgttaattgaaatgcattccaagtgactacctcatgaagctggttgagagaatgccaagagtgtgcaaagctgtcatcaaggcaaagggtggctactttgaagaatctcaaatataacatattttcatttgtttaacacctttttgattactacatgattccatatctgttgcttcattgttttgatgcctttacattattatacaatgtagaacattttaaaaataaagaaaaactctggaatgagcaggtgtgtccaaacttttgactggtactgtatatatatttacatacacacacacacacatactaccgttcaaaagtttggggtcactcagaaatatcattgtttttgaaagaaaagccatttttttgtccattaaaataacatcaaattgatcagaaatacagtgttgacattgttaacattgtaaatggctattgtagctggaaacggcagattttttatggaatatctacataggcaacagaggcccattatcagcaaccatcactcctgtgttccaatggcatgttgtgttagctaatccaagtttatcattttaaaaggctaattgattattagaaaatccttttgcaattatgttaccacagctcaaaactgttgtgctgattaaagaagtaataaaactggccttctttagactagttgagtatctggagtatcagcatttgtggattcgattacaggctcaaaatggccagaaacaaagaactttcttctgaaacttgtcagtctatttttgttctgagaaatgaaggctattccatgcgagaaattgccaagaaactgaacatcttaaacaacgctgtgtactactctcttcacagaacagtgcaaactgtctctaaccagaatagaaagaggccCCTATTTCACATGTGTATGCACACCTTTAGGAACAGCGTGTGAGTATCCCTGGAAGTTGACACAAGCATATTGATACAACTATCCAGTGGTACTAAGCTATCTAGAATGTTCAAATGTCTAACAATGCAAGTTAAAATAAAGACTCCTTCATACAAATATCTGCCTTCACATAGCACTTACCCTGGAAAAATGTGTATCTGGGAtacttgggacatccctaccctaaaccctaacccaaactttaacccctaccctaacccccaCCTTTACCATTTTACATTTAAACTTCAATGGGGTAACGTCAGAGTTGGGACATCCCAAGGTTCCTGGATTGTATGGCCCATTTCTCCAGGCCAGGGTTTTCAACAATGGACACATCAAAGTTACAAAAAAACAAGATTGTGGTTGAGTCCATATTTAAATGAAAAACAACCAAGAACTTAAAAAAGGCTTTGAGAGAGTCAGAGTATGAAAATGAACATCTATGAAGAAATGTTGTGTTCGAACAAGACAACTACCTGAACTATGGCCAATGAGTTTTATTTATGGATTCTCAAATTAAACTGCTTCCCACATAGACACGGATGAGGTTTCTCTCCAGTATGAATAAGCATGTCATCTAAGGGCGCTTTTGAGATGAAGCGTTTTTCACAATGAGAGCAGGAGAATGGGAGCTCGACCTGTGTGAGTCCTTCGTTGCATCATGAGCATCCAAGACATTCTAAACATCTTCCCACAAAGTTGACAGCTGTGGGGGCATTTAACTGTGTGTGTTCATGAGTGTACCAACAAGGCCCCTGAGGAATAAAATGTATTTCTACAAACGCTACATACAGTTAGTatgatttctctcctgtatgCATCCTGAGGTGGTGTGTTAGTAATTGCTGTTGGATAAATCTCCTCCCACATATTGAACAGGTGAATGGTCTCTCCCCAGTATGAGTAAGTATATGGGAAGTTAAAGGTCCCAGATGTCATAAACCCCCTGCCAAAATGTGCGCAAAGATATTGTCTTTCTCCTGTGTGGACACGTTGGTGCAGTATTAAAGTGCCCTTtgattttagttttttttctcaCACTGGTCACAATGAAACAGTTTTTCCTCTGTGTGAACACGTTTACGTTCTTTCATGTGCCCTTTGGTGAAACACTGTTTGCAGATGTACTTCTTCGTTGTCTTGGCTGAGGAGTTCTTTACTGTTTCATTGGATGGCAGTGAGTTCTCAGCACCTCCAGAGTTCagagcaactcaatattaggaatgggTCTttcatgttttatacactcagtgtaagtgaatttgtcccaatacttttggtcccctaaatgGGGGTACTATGTATAAAACGTGCTGTAATGTCTAAaaggttcacccgatatggatgtacagttgaagtccgaagtttacatacacttaggttggagtcattaaaactcgtttttcaaccactccacaaatttcttgttaacaaactatagttttggcaagtcggttaggatatctacttttcgcatgacacaagtcctttttccaaca from the Salmo salar chromosome ssa17, Ssal_v3.1, whole genome shotgun sequence genome contains:
- the LOC106576387 gene encoding zinc finger protein 2 isoform X7; the protein is MSAFMWQVAQERNVMHYGKLEEFVTLVTEMVPELLSSRQRTQLILGLRARMVLELFRNENPPDPQTIQLHLDRIKTSSVHAVNEDSQSRNELEASESNFVELVKTLLEDPSEKKHFFQVVFPIRYGPRYDTALQILVWEFLSRLEELLPVPDLTETASCLSLAPSDLEEFWHSVSDPEHLKTLLQHHRHLGHLSKNEFSNQVADNILSTLSIPQIHGLKSSLDGHEGMKGSTEGWKINSEEDQEEGGELHFEKNLEDDGSERNEDTERGLKDEDDANWTSPLSEPEDSAELDSGMPSQVFSCPQCPFSHREMVDLHQHIRKEHLTEEDSRSLDSGGVENSLPSSQTAKSSSAKSSSAKRINKNTCKQCGKGFRCTTDLKRHQSVHTSVQPFRCNQCEKRFKSERYLQLHKKSHDVEPMHRPICQHCGKSYTSAAVLKIHIRTHTGERPYSCSVCGKKFNQKHTLVRHLRMHKGERPYLCSVCGKAFFVSGELLVHMRFHTGERPYRCKPCGKAFSTSCALTSHKRWHSNERPFTCSLCSKGFAETGGLKRHMFIHTEEKPHYCHTCGKGFSQLSNMRIHLKTHKK
- the LOC106576387 gene encoding zinc finger protein 239 isoform X3, with the translated sequence MEPIRELMRALNDLKRLVNPVLVSRNQDHHYTLVQWPSTISADRVESPNDNLDQTPLFSDQAGPLFPLSSFRLLVPPLRLMSAFMWQVAQERNVMHYGKLEEFVTLVTEMVPELLSSRQRTQLILGLRARMVLELFRNENPPDPQTIQLHLDRIKTSSVHAVNEDSQSRNELEASESNFVELVKTLLEDPSEKKHFFQVVFPIRYGPRYDTALQILVWEFLSRLEELLPVPDLTETASCLSLAPSDLEEFWHSVSDPEHLKTLLQHHRHLGHLSKNEFSNQVADNILSTLSIPQIHGLKSSLDGHEGMKGSTEGWKINSEEDQEEGGELHFEKNLEDDGSERNEDTERGLKDEDDANWTSPLSEPEDSAELDSGMPSQVFSCPQCPFSHREMVDLHQHIRKEHLTEEDSRSLDSGGVENSLPSSQTAKSSSAKSSSAKRINKNTCKQCGKGFRCTTDLKRHQSVHTSVQPFRCNQCEKRFKSERYLQLHKKSHDVEPMHRPICQHCGKSYTSAAVLKIHIRTHTGERPYSCSVCGKKFNQKHTLVRHLRMHKGERPYLCSVCGKAFFVSGELLVHMRFHTGERPYRCKPCGKAFSTSCALTSHKRWHSNERPFTCSLCSKGFAETGGLKRHMFIHTEEKPHYCHTCGKGFSQLSNMRIHLKTHKK
- the LOC106576387 gene encoding zinc finger protein 239 isoform X4, producing the protein MAESFEERLVKAVKEHTHLYDTSMRLHFDKEALEHSWREIATYLNSDPDTCRKKWRLARDRHVRALKKSKDMPEGVPRPGSLSWLTVFIKHRQTNPNFPEISADRVESPNDNLDQTPLFSDQAGPLFPLSSFRLLVPPLRLMSAFMWQVAQERNVMHYGKLEEFVTLVTEMVPELLSSRQRTQLILGLRARVVFPIRYGPRYDTALQILVWEFLSRLEELLPVPDLTETASCLSLAPSDLEEFWHSVSDPEHLKTLLQHHRHLGHLSKNEFSNQVADNILSTLSIPQIHGLKSSLDGHEGMKGSTEGWKINSEEDQEEGGELHFEKNLEDDGSERNEDTERGLKDEDDANWTSPLSEPEDSAELDSGMPSQVFSCPQCPFSHREMVDLHQHIRKEHLTEEDSRSLDSGGVENSLPSSQTAKSSSAKSSSAKRINKNTCKQCGKGFRCTTDLKRHQSVHTSVQPFRCNQCEKRFKSERYLQLHKKSHDVEPMHRPICQHCGKSYTSAAVLKIHIRTHTGERPYSCSVCGKKFNQKHTLVRHLRMHKGERPYLCSVCGKAFFVSGELLVHMRFHTGERPYRCKPCGKAFSTSCALTSHKRWHSNERPFTCSLCSKGFAETGGLKRHMFIHTEEKPHYCHTCGKGFSQLSNMRIHLKTHKK
- the LOC106576387 gene encoding zinc finger protein 37 homolog isoform X2, with the translated sequence MAESFEERLVKAVKEHTHLYDTSMRLHFDKEALEHSWREIATYLNSDPDTCRKKWRLARDRHVRALKKSKDMPEGVPRPGSLSWLTVFIKHRQTNPNFPEISADRVESPNDNLDQTPLFSDQAAFMWQVAQERNVMHYGKLEEFVTLVTEMVPELLSSRQRTQLILGLRARMVLELFRNENPPDPQTIQLHLDRIKTSSVHAVNEDSQSRNELEASESNFVELVKTLLEDPSEKKHFFQVVFPIRYGPRYDTALQILVWEFLSRLEELLPVPDLTETASCLSLAPSDLEEFWHSVSDPEHLKTLLQHHRHLGHLSKNEFSNQVADNILSTLSIPQIHGLKSSLDGHEGMKGSTEGWKINSEEDQEEGGELHFEKNLEDDGSERNEDTERGLKDEDDANWTSPLSEPEDSAELDSGMPSQVFSCPQCPFSHREMVDLHQHIRKEHLTEEDSRSLDSGGVENSLPSSQTAKSSSAKSSSAKRINKNTCKQCGKGFRCTTDLKRHQSVHTSVQPFRCNQCEKRFKSERYLQLHKKSHDVEPMHRPICQHCGKSYTSAAVLKIHIRTHTGERPYSCSVCGKKFNQKHTLVRHLRMHKGERPYLCSVCGKAFFVSGELLVHMRFHTGERPYRCKPCGKAFSTSCALTSHKRWHSNERPFTCSLCSKGFAETGGLKRHMFIHTEEKPHYCHTCGKGFSQLSNMRIHLKTHKK
- the LOC106576387 gene encoding zinc finger protein 37 homolog isoform X1 gives rise to the protein MAESFEERLVKAVKEHTHLYDTSMRLHFDKEALEHSWREIATYLNSDPDTCRKKWRLARDRHVRALKKSKDMPEGVPRPGSLSWLTVFIKHRQTNPNFPEISADRVESPNDNLDQTPLFSDQAGPLFPLSSFRLLVPPLRLMSAFMWQVAQERNVMHYGKLEEFVTLVTEMVPELLSSRQRTQLILGLRARMVLELFRNENPPDPQTIQLHLDRIKTSSVHAVNEDSQSRNELEASESNFVELVKTLLEDPSEKKHFFQVVFPIRYGPRYDTALQILVWEFLSRLEELLPVPDLTETASCLSLAPSDLEEFWHSVSDPEHLKTLLQHHRHLGHLSKNEFSNQVADNILSTLSIPQIHGLKSSLDGHEGMKGSTEGWKINSEEDQEEGGELHFEKNLEDDGSERNEDTERGLKDEDDANWTSPLSEPEDSAELDSGMPSQVFSCPQCPFSHREMVDLHQHIRKEHLTEEDSRSLDSGGVENSLPSSQTAKSSSAKSSSAKRINKNTCKQCGKGFRCTTDLKRHQSVHTSVQPFRCNQCEKRFKSERYLQLHKKSHDVEPMHRPICQHCGKSYTSAAVLKIHIRTHTGERPYSCSVCGKKFNQKHTLVRHLRMHKGERPYLCSVCGKAFFVSGELLVHMRFHTGERPYRCKPCGKAFSTSCALTSHKRWHSNERPFTCSLCSKGFAETGGLKRHMFIHTEEKPHYCHTCGKGFSQLSNMRIHLKTHKK
- the LOC106576387 gene encoding zinc finger protein 2 isoform X5, giving the protein MSAISTPAAEDAHTSISADRVESPNDNLDQTPLFSDQAGPLFPLSSFRLLVPPLRLMSAFMWQVAQERNVMHYGKLEEFVTLVTEMVPELLSSRQRTQLILGLRARMVLELFRNENPPDPQTIQLHLDRIKTSSVHAVNEDSQSRNELEASESNFVELVKTLLEDPSEKKHFFQVVFPIRYGPRYDTALQILVWEFLSRLEELLPVPDLTETASCLSLAPSDLEEFWHSVSDPEHLKTLLQHHRHLGHLSKNEFSNQVADNILSTLSIPQIHGLKSSLDGHEGMKGSTEGWKINSEEDQEEGGELHFEKNLEDDGSERNEDTERGLKDEDDANWTSPLSEPEDSAELDSGMPSQVFSCPQCPFSHREMVDLHQHIRKEHLTEEDSRSLDSGGVENSLPSSQTAKSSSAKSSSAKRINKNTCKQCGKGFRCTTDLKRHQSVHTSVQPFRCNQCEKRFKSERYLQLHKKSHDVEPMHRPICQHCGKSYTSAAVLKIHIRTHTGERPYSCSVCGKKFNQKHTLVRHLRMHKGERPYLCSVCGKAFFVSGELLVHMRFHTGERPYRCKPCGKAFSTSCALTSHKRWHSNERPFTCSLCSKGFAETGGLKRHMFIHTEEKPHYCHTCGKGFSQLSNMRIHLKTHKK